Proteins co-encoded in one Spiroplasma gladiatoris genomic window:
- a CDS encoding ABC transporter permease, with product MSTNLILETISIYFVIFSLASLAGLISERSGIINVGIDGMMVIGALSYAIVGSKLYKINSTTALQIIPIIFAMIVASIFALFHAFASIKLKADQIVSGTAINLFAQGIALFLTTTRGWTESNGTLITSNYSIISFFNSQNIFTFYLLITILITLISGLYFSFTRTGSRHIASGENPNAVSAAGINVIKYRCVAVLVSGMVAGLAGACFVIIKNNGNFFGTVNGFGFIALAIMIVGQWKIRFTVTASFIFALFFTIGERIFYISNNQWIKNNSSLFNILPFFLSLITMMSISKFSKPPKSIGEVYDQAKR from the coding sequence ATGTCAACTAATTTAATATTAGAAACTATATCAATTTATTTTGTCATTTTCTCATTGGCATCTTTAGCAGGATTAATTTCAGAACGCTCTGGAATTATTAATGTTGGTATTGATGGAATGATGGTGATTGGAGCATTATCTTATGCTATTGTTGGAAGTAAGTTATATAAAATCAATAGCACAACAGCTTTACAAATTATTCCTATAATTTTTGCAATGATTGTTGCAAGTATATTTGCATTATTTCATGCTTTTGCATCAATAAAATTAAAAGCAGACCAAATTGTTTCTGGAACAGCTATAAATTTATTTGCACAAGGTATTGCTTTGTTTTTAACAACAACTAGAGGTTGAACAGAATCTAATGGAACACTAATAACATCAAATTATTCAATAATATCATTTTTTAATTCGCAAAACATTTTTACTTTTTATTTATTAATAACAATATTAATCACCTTAATTTCAGGACTTTATTTTTCTTTTACAAGAACTGGATCAAGACATATCGCATCAGGAGAAAACCCTAATGCAGTTAGTGCTGCTGGAATTAATGTTATTAAATATCGCTGTGTAGCTGTATTAGTAAGTGGTATGGTAGCTGGATTAGCAGGAGCTTGTTTTGTAATTATAAAAAATAATGGGAATTTCTTTGGGACAGTAAATGGTTTTGGTTTTATTGCGTTAGCTATTATGATAGTTGGACAATGAAAAATTAGATTTACGGTTACTGCATCATTTATATTTGCATTATTCTTTACAATTGGTGAAAGAATCTTTTATATTTCAAACAACCAATGAATAAAAAATAATAGTAGTTTATTTAATATATTACCTTTCTTTTTATCATTAATTACTATGATGTCTATATCGAAATTTTCAAAACCTCCAAAAAGTATCGGAGAAGTTTATGATCAAGCAAAAAGATAA
- a CDS encoding ABC transporter permease, with translation MKKFNTKLWVGKQKIINSLSSQKTKNKLSVAKASIYSILFGLIIGIIIIFANGANGFAFIFSSINYSLKNTSQTFLPTTINYFSTYALMGIGLALGFKIGLFNMGGTGQAVIGMILSVLAIGNKATSSGISFKDVDNIFVINVFLIFIFSGIAVSLISGILKVTFNIHEVVTTVMLNWIVWIFANWIFDRVDWQWSVNHSTEKLNTNWVSIGGNTWLLGFILTLVSVALVYILINLTTYGYKFRVAGSQPTAAKYAGINIKFYIILTTALQGLFISMGGFIYYMTIQLSITTGKISELPTIGFDAIPIALVAFSNVFGILPVAFLWAMLKNGSGIAKSIEFSLLSKDVSMLVFGAITYGAGVSALFFKLKIYEYIYRNYFIFYNYNLKQKWSNCISKIWSLRKEKINIKKNKALLEIKNKIKNLKNQKDIKKDYHLTKQEIKNNLSYHIREEKNNFKIIFDDEINNFKKYSIQGFKNKNKKVLNNKRLELFNNYVSSINKLNIKVNDIKKYSELDNWKKEIKNLKVDFEKNNFELYKKYLEEKIIFKINYKNNLTNLKQEINILKKEFKNLKKNTSDKKDKVEYRVEFFNKRKEVAKKYVN, from the coding sequence ATGAAAAAGTTTAATACTAAGTTATGAGTTGGAAAACAAAAAATTATTAACTCATTAAGTTCGCAAAAAACTAAAAATAAATTAAGTGTTGCTAAGGCTTCGATTTACTCAATTTTGTTTGGACTTATTATTGGAATAATAATTATTTTTGCAAATGGAGCAAATGGTTTTGCATTTATATTTTCTTCTATTAATTATTCTTTAAAAAATACATCACAAACTTTTTTACCAACCACAATAAATTATTTTTCTACATATGCTTTAATGGGGATTGGATTGGCGTTAGGATTTAAAATTGGTTTGTTCAATATGGGAGGAACCGGTCAAGCTGTTATAGGAATGATTTTAAGTGTTCTTGCAATCGGAAATAAAGCAACAAGTAGTGGAATATCGTTTAAAGATGTTGATAATATTTTTGTAATAAATGTATTTTTGATATTTATTTTCTCTGGTATTGCTGTATCACTTATTTCTGGAATATTAAAAGTTACTTTTAATATTCACGAAGTTGTAACAACAGTTATGTTAAATTGAATTGTATGAATTTTTGCAAATTGAATATTTGACAGAGTTGATTGACAATGAAGTGTAAATCACTCTACTGAAAAATTAAATACTAATTGAGTTTCGATTGGTGGAAACACTTGACTGCTAGGTTTTATACTAACATTAGTTTCAGTGGCACTAGTTTATATTTTAATTAATTTGACAACTTATGGATATAAATTTAGAGTCGCAGGTTCTCAACCAACTGCTGCTAAATATGCTGGAATAAACATTAAGTTTTATATAATTTTAACAACTGCACTTCAAGGCTTATTTATAAGTATGGGTGGTTTTATATACTATATGACTATCCAATTGAGTATCACAACAGGAAAAATTTCAGAACTTCCAACAATCGGGTTTGACGCAATACCAATTGCCCTTGTAGCTTTTAGTAATGTTTTTGGAATCTTGCCAGTGGCATTTTTATGAGCGATGCTTAAAAATGGTTCGGGAATTGCAAAATCAATAGAATTCTCATTATTATCAAAAGATGTTTCAATGCTTGTGTTTGGTGCGATAACTTATGGAGCTGGAGTATCTGCCTTATTTTTCAAACTCAAAATCTATGAATATATTTATAGAAACTATTTTATTTTTTATAATTATAATTTGAAACAAAAATGATCAAATTGTATTTCAAAAATATGGTCTTTAAGAAAAGAAAAAATAAATATTAAAAAAAATAAAGCGTTACTAGAAATAAAAAATAAAATTAAAAATTTAAAGAATCAAAAGGATATAAAAAAAGATTATCATTTAACAAAACAAGAAATAAAAAATAATTTATCATATCATATTAGAGAAGAAAAAAATAATTTTAAAATTATTTTTGATGATGAAATAAATAATTTTAAAAAATATTCAATTCAAGGATTTAAAAATAAAAATAAAAAAGTTTTGAATAATAAGAGATTAGAATTATTTAATAATTATGTTTCTTCAATTAATAAACTTAATATTAAAGTTAATGATATTAAAAAATATTCTGAATTAGATAATTGAAAAAAAGAAATAAAAAATTTAAAAGTAGATTTTGAAAAAAATAATTTTGAATTGTACAAAAAATATTTAGAAGAAAAAATTATTTTCAAAATTAACTACAAAAATAATTTAACAAACTTAAAACAAGAAATAAATATATTAAAAAAAGAATTTAAAAATTTGAAAAAAAATACAAGTGATAAAAAAGATAAAGTAGAATACAGGGTGGAGTTTTTTAACAAAAGAAAAGAGGTGGCAAAAAAATATGTCAACTAA
- a CDS encoding ABC transporter ATP-binding protein, with translation MDKNLAIEMKNISMIFNKTIIANNNINLKVKKGEIHAIIGENGAGKSTLMSILFGLYRPTSGEIFVNGKTQIITNPVKANNLGIGMVHQHFKLIDIYPFWKNISLGNEQTYFNLFINKQKTIKKITKIMNRYNLIIDLNKKPSNSSVASQQKSEILKALYRESDILIFDEPTAVLAPQEIDGFLEVLKNLKQNGKTIIFITHKMAEIKKVADSATVLRNGEVVGEFDVKSTSIDQFAKAMVGREVNYVQNQYKKISKDIVLKIENLTVMNQNNHKVEALKNFSLEISRGEIVAISGIEGNGQVELVNSITGLTKIKKGNIYVNQELINKSSVSKRYHKHKISHIPEDRHKYGLVLNNNLIDNMVLQDISTKKFSKYGFINFNAVQEYGQSIMEKYDVRNSQSGFAIARQLSGGNQQKAIIGRELERESDLIIIFQPTRGLDIGSIEFIHSEILKAKEKQKAILLVSYELSEILALADRVVVLNSGNTIGQLIGEEISIDKIGVMMMGEVNEKV, from the coding sequence ATGGACAAAAACTTAGCCATTGAAATGAAAAACATTTCTATGATCTTTAATAAAACAATTATTGCAAATAACAATATCAATCTAAAAGTTAAAAAAGGTGAAATACATGCAATAATTGGTGAAAATGGTGCAGGTAAATCGACATTAATGTCGATTTTATTTGGATTATATAGACCTACTTCTGGTGAAATATTTGTTAATGGTAAAACACAAATTATTACAAATCCTGTTAAAGCAAATAATTTAGGAATTGGAATGGTACATCAACATTTTAAGTTAATAGATATTTATCCTTTTTGAAAAAATATTTCATTAGGAAATGAACAAACTTACTTTAATTTATTTATTAATAAACAAAAAACAATAAAAAAAATAACTAAGATTATGAATAGATATAATTTAATTATTGATTTAAATAAAAAACCTTCAAACTCAAGTGTGGCCTCTCAACAAAAATCTGAAATTTTAAAAGCTTTGTATCGTGAGTCTGATATTTTAATATTTGATGAACCAACAGCTGTATTAGCTCCACAAGAAATTGATGGATTCTTAGAAGTTTTAAAAAACTTAAAACAAAATGGAAAAACAATCATTTTTATTACTCATAAAATGGCAGAGATAAAAAAAGTAGCAGATTCTGCAACAGTTTTAAGAAATGGTGAAGTTGTTGGTGAGTTTGATGTTAAATCAACTAGTATCGATCAATTCGCAAAAGCTATGGTTGGAAGAGAAGTTAATTATGTACAAAACCAATATAAAAAGATAAGTAAAGACATAGTTTTAAAAATTGAAAACTTAACAGTTATGAATCAAAATAATCATAAAGTTGAAGCTTTGAAAAATTTTTCTCTTGAAATTTCAAGAGGTGAAATTGTTGCTATTTCTGGTATTGAAGGAAATGGTCAAGTTGAGTTGGTAAATTCAATAACTGGTCTTACAAAAATAAAAAAAGGAAATATTTATGTAAATCAAGAATTGATTAATAAAAGCTCTGTTTCAAAAAGATATCATAAACATAAAATAAGTCATATTCCTGAAGATCGACATAAATATGGATTAGTTTTAAATAATAATTTAATTGATAATATGGTTTTACAAGATATTTCTACAAAAAAGTTTAGTAAATATGGATTTATTAATTTTAATGCCGTTCAAGAGTATGGGCAAAGTATTATGGAAAAATATGATGTAAGAAATTCACAATCTGGTTTTGCGATTGCAAGGCAATTATCTGGAGGTAATCAACAAAAAGCAATTATTGGAAGAGAATTAGAACGAGAAAGTGATTTGATAATTATTTTTCAACCAACTCGTGGATTAGATATTGGTTCAATTGAATTTATCCATTCTGAAATCCTAAAAGCAAAAGAAAAACAAAAAGCAATTTTATTAGTATCGTATGAATTATCAGAAATTTTAGCATTAGCTGATCGAGTAGTTGTTTTAAATTCAGGAAATACAATCGGTCAATTAATTGGAGAAGAAATATCAATTGATAAAATTGGTGTAATGATGATGGGAGAAGTAAATGAAAAAGTTTAA